A region of the Argopecten irradians isolate NY chromosome 16, Ai_NY, whole genome shotgun sequence genome:
tacagtatgttaaaatgtaatattaaagtgaacacaagtcgtaaggtatagtaatcagaggtatacagtatgttaaatggtaatattaaagtgaacacaagtcgtaaggtatagtaatcagaggtatacagtatgttaaatggtaatattaaagtgaacacaagtcgtaaggtatagtaatcagaggtatacagtatgttaaatgtaatattaaagtgaacacaagtcataaggtatagtaatcagaggtatacagtatgttaaatataatattaaagtgaacacaagtcgtaaggtatagtaatcagaggtatacagtatgttaaatggtaatattaaagtgaacacaagtcgtaaggtatagtaatcagaggtatacagtatgttaaatggtaatattaaagtgaacacaagtcgtaaggtatagtaatcagaggtatacagtatgttaaatggtaatattaaagtgaacacaagtcgtaaggtatagtaatcagaggtatacagtatgttaaatggtaatattaaagtgaacacaagtcgtaaggtatagtaatcagaggtatacagtatgttaaatggtaatattaaagtgaacacaagtcgtaaggtatagtaatcagaggtatacagtatgttaaatgtaatattaaagtgaacacaagtcgtaaggtatagtaatcagaggtatacagtatgttaaatggtaatattaaagtgaacacaagtcgtaaggtatagtaatcagaggtatacagtatggaaaaaaaatccgtgatgGTGCGAAAACCCTACgatatcgtgacgtcacaatagaataattgacgttgcgtattaattcggaaaaaataatcccttggaaaattAACGGAATCTTACAATGAATGTATcttattttatcaaatgatctggaaaattgattataaaaaatGCCTTCTGCATTCCACCTTAAACGTGTTCAGACTTACTGTGAATTCTGAAGGTACTTCAAGTTTTGGGGTAGGTACACCGATTGCTATATCAATGCCCACCATGATGATAATGGACAGAAGGACAGCGAAGTCACTCAAGAGTTGTCGAAcctgaataaataaaatacgaCAAGCCTTTACACTGTCTGTTCTTAAAGAAGTACATTTTTGTAAGGAATATAACAGCCAATTCCGAATTTATCAAATGTACGAAATGAGCATTGAATCAAATGTTctgtttttaaatgttaattcagAAGAAACTacaagatatacatatataaatggttatataaatacattcttTATTTgatcattatattttcatctattTGTCTTCTATTATTCCCTTCAGGGATTTATTGCTTATTAACCGTATTGTATTATAGTtggaatatttacatataaaagtttttaatttaaatgctTGAATCattgcattttatttttataattttattttattcagaaaatgtgattttgaatattaaagacTTTTAAGGGATATAATTCagataaatgaatgaaatatgcAATGGATGAAGTACTATTtatgttacatatgtatatatatatacataaatcaaTTATactattaaaattaattaaaatttggaTACAAATATTAACAGAACGATTTATGGGATTAAGTTTGGTAATTTACAGATATCACACTGCAATTTTCCAGAACATGGAACCTTCTGGAGTTTATTTAGAATGATAAGAATAAAGTAATAGAGAGTGATGATTGGTTAGTTTGAtcaatttaacgtcctattaacagccagggccactTATTGACATGCAAGGTTTAGATGGTGGAAATCTTGGTGAGTCTGACCCACATAGGATTTCTTACTCACGATTCAGAGTTAgtggtttgtggtaatatgttgggacatgtTAAAAACTCAAGCCTGGAACAATACATCCTTTtgacataaaacaaaatgaattcaTGTTGTGTtgctaacgcctcggttgggattatgttgCGAAATGTTGGACTGAGATAACCACCGCAGGCCCTTTTAGCAGACGGTTGGATATAACAATATGATAGCTTACAGACGAAGGGAAGAACTGTCCGTTCTTCATCCCAGTCAGAGTAGAAGCGATGATATAGGTCCCGAAGAAGAGTAGAATTGAGAAGAAGAAGACATTGGGTTTGAACTCATCGTTCTCCACACAGCCTTCTCCAACCAAGGTTCCGTTGTACATCGCGCAGGTGGTCTTATTAAAGGAACCCCAGTCCATCGTCATGTTCGTGGAGTTATCGTCCATTGTAGAGTACAAGCTGTATCCACTGTAGGTGTCGTTGTAGTCGGTCCCGTTCAAGAATGTGTCGTTGAGATATGGATTCAGACAATCACACACGTCGCTATAGTGCGGTGGGTTCAGGGGGTACTTGTTGATGATACCAATCTCCTTCTTAAAGGCTTCATAGATAAAGATGATGGCGATAAGGCAAGCGAAGCTTTCTTCGGTGAATCTCGTGATGTACCGGACAAGTGAGCTAAGGTCAAATGCCACGATGATCACACATAGACCTGCTGTCCATATTCCTACCCAGCACCGGAAAGGCATGTACACTAGGCCTTGGTCCCTGAAACACATTTGTATGATCAGActattctttatttgcatataacagagttatctgaccttgcgggtaggtattgattgtgacatacTCGCGCATTACGTCATAGTTTTCGGAGAAACGACGTggattgcgctcacaaaataatgacgtaacaatcgatacctacccgcaagggagctaactctaatATGCAACGACGGAATTCTCTTTACTACAGTTTTATAATTAAAAGATTTTGTTGTCGTTTGCTTAGTTTAACgccttattaacagccagggaaATATAAGGACGTGTCAGGCTTGATGGGGGAGGAAAGCCGGTCAGCGGTAAGTACCTGGAAATTGCCACATATGAGTTTAGAACTCGTGACcgagaggtggagggcttgtggtagtaTGTCGGgacaacttaaccactcagccaccacagACCCTTTCtaacaatgaaataattaaaccTTTCTACGGTGCTTATATGAACATAACGATTTCCAAACTGAAGATTTTGTAATATTCATTCTTTTAAAGTGTTTACATAGGACATACATAATTGTTATTGTTTCATGTGTAAGGACACTTACTTGCAAACGTTGAACAATATCATTTCAAGCACCAACATGGGTCCGGTACTACCCAGGATATTTAGGGGCTGACCAGCAAATAAGGCGAACAGGATTCCACAGAGTGATGCAGTAAGAATACATTCCATGGTGCCCTACAGAAAGAAGACACGTCATTTTAACGATCCCACCTAATTTGAAATCGATTATATATTGAAGTACTGCTTATGAAATAAGCTTTGTTGatcattcaaaatatttcattgttattGATCGAGTTTTACTATCTACTTAATATGAACATCTAAGAATTAACCTCTTTGTCTGGTTAACGTACCATATACTGATCGGTAGCCTGGCCAAGGAGACCTCCAAATGTGACGTTGGGTGTGAGGGTGGCGAGGAAAAGATAGATGACGGAGGCGATACACTGGATGTGTACACAGTCGGTATAATCACTCCAGTAGTAAGGAAGCTTCCTCTTCACGTCATTGATCAGTCCTCCGAATAACCTGAAAACAGAATCATGTAAATATTATtcaagagttatctgcccttgcggttAGGGATTgcttatgacgtcatgtgtttgcgagcataatgtcatacttttcagtgCAAATGGCGTGAtgttcgctcacaaaataataacgtcacaatggatatatACCTACTTGCAAAAGAGCTATTTTTTTTCCGGTGAGTATGACGTTACACAACTTACGTCAAACGATGACGTCACACTCACTGTGTGagacccacgtcgttttgggatcccGAATCCGCCGTATTGAATATATGTAAGTCAATCTTACAACATATTTGCAAACAAAAAGAAGTTCGTCAGTATTTATGCGTGCATCATTTGCACGTGCCGTGGAACTATGTCACGAGACCAATAACCTAGCACTAACCTGCCAGTTCGTGCGAGCGTAGGATCACAATGCGATTCCTCTTCTTCCTCTTCTTGTGGGGCTGGCTTTGGGGCGACAGGGGCTCCGTTCTCGGTCGGCACGGAGACCGCTGTTGGCACTTTTGCTACTTTTCTTCCTTCCTATCAAtcgtaaattattttttatgtaaccgatgttattttttttaactaaatttaTTCCAAAGGCAAaacttttaatatatttcatttttattagtATATTCTTATCTTAAAATTACTCAAATACATGATTGAACAAAAGATGCTTCCAGTATGAAAGTTTTTCATCAAGAcctcaaagttttgttttacGAAGAATATGACC
Encoded here:
- the LOC138310335 gene encoding sodium bicarbonate cotransporter 3-like isoform X4, producing MSPSEKIQHLIGENDEETHNIFCQLDTLQRVGIEYQWREAARWVKYEEDVEEGGSRWSKPHVASLSLHSLFELRSSLLQGAVMLSMDAYHIGQVADMILDSWINNKQLEERLRDPIRTAMVSFHWNQHQKRRRSVMPDDDPKGGFKRRSVKRTFSEIGRSFSVKGRENSSGHLSQRSAANLRGNPNSIPNMENMGDLPDSASSAKLNVDFMRKIPEGAEAANIMVGEMDCLKYQITAFVRLTEGRHVGDMTEVPIPTRFIFILLGPTGSYSKNFEMGRSISTILVDEVFREVAYKARNRTDLLSGIDEFLDQVTVLPPGEWDPKIRIEPPDSVPSQEGRKVAKVPTAVSVPTENGAPVAPKPAPQEEEEEESHCDPTLARTGRLFGGLINDVKRKLPYYWSDYTDCVHIQCIASVIYLFLATLTPNVTFGGLLGQATDQYMGTMECILTASLCGILFALFAGQPLNILGSTGPMLVLEMILFNVCKDQGLVYMPFRCWVGIWTAGLCVIIVAFDLSSLVRYITRFTEESFACLIAIIFIYEAFKKEIGIINKYPLNPPHYSDVCDCLNPYLNDTFLNGTDYNDTYSGYSLYSTMDDNSTNMTMDWGSFNKTTCAMYNGTLVGEGCVENDEFKPNVFFFSILLFFGTYIIASTLTGMKNGQFFPSSVRQLLSDFAVLLSIIIMVGIDIAIGVPTPKLEVPSEFTVSLNTFKVECRRHFL